One Bradyrhizobium sp. CCGB12 genomic window carries:
- a CDS encoding enoyl-CoA hydratase-related protein: MNHLTQSLIFAERPDPTILLLRLNRPRQRNALSAVLLGQLADALRAARSDESVRCVVLSGDERAFSAGADIKEMQQDGFAALSDPSRQVAWDIIAGFPKPLIAAVRGVCLGGGLELAMLADILLVAEDSVLAQPEITIGIIPGDGATQRLTRIVGKSLAMQMVLTGEPISAQQAVAAGLASEMLPASELLGRALAIARVISNRAPIAARLAKESIQAAYETPLSAGLAIERRAVRYAFTTDDQKEGMAAFVEKRPPLFSGR; the protein is encoded by the coding sequence ATGAACCACCTTACCCAGTCCCTCATCTTCGCCGAGCGGCCTGACCCAACCATACTGCTGCTGCGCCTCAATCGCCCAAGGCAAAGAAATGCACTGAGTGCGGTTCTCCTGGGCCAGCTTGCGGATGCCCTTCGTGCGGCTCGTTCGGATGAGTCTGTGCGATGCGTAGTTCTCAGTGGTGATGAACGTGCTTTCTCCGCTGGTGCTGACATCAAGGAGATGCAGCAGGACGGCTTCGCGGCGCTGAGCGATCCCTCACGGCAGGTTGCATGGGATATCATCGCCGGCTTCCCCAAGCCGCTCATTGCGGCCGTTCGAGGCGTGTGCCTGGGTGGCGGCCTAGAGCTCGCAATGCTCGCTGACATCCTGCTGGTCGCGGAAGACAGCGTGCTCGCGCAACCGGAAATCACGATCGGGATCATTCCTGGTGATGGCGCTACGCAGCGGTTGACGCGGATAGTCGGCAAGTCGCTCGCCATGCAGATGGTGTTGACAGGTGAGCCAATCAGCGCGCAACAGGCGGTGGCTGCGGGGCTCGCGTCCGAAATGCTGCCAGCATCCGAGTTGCTCGGACGCGCGCTCGCGATAGCGCGTGTCATCTCCAATCGTGCGCCGATCGCCGCCCGTTTAGCCAAGGAATCGATTCAAGCAGCCTACGAAACCCCGCTGTCGGCCGGCTTGGCGATCGAGCGGCGCGCAGTCCGATATGCATTCACCACCGATGATCAAAAGGAGGGCATGGCTGCCTTCGTCGAAAAGCGGCCACCACTATTCTCCGGGCGTTGA
- a CDS encoding enoyl-CoA hydratase/isomerase family protein — translation MKFVARDYVDKVEILAMNRPERRNALGQEILKDLLESVGRAANDKNVNVILLAGNGPGFSAGADLKDFSAGDTNDTFDLNSRLGAFVRSLALVRKPVVCAVDGFALGGGFMLAASCDVVVTAPVTRWHLPEVSLGWLPGFGLDTLAARVGPFAARSLSWSPTAIDGVEAHRLRLADILSPPTETAREAALRYAKGLAAMPPHAVLTTKQFFSTSVTARAEVMDDLANRYFAQDILHETARANMQRFLPKKTARA, via the coding sequence GTGAAGTTCGTTGCAAGAGATTACGTGGACAAGGTCGAGATCCTCGCAATGAATAGGCCAGAGCGACGCAACGCTCTGGGCCAAGAAATCCTGAAAGATCTGCTTGAATCGGTGGGCAGGGCGGCCAACGATAAAAACGTCAATGTGATATTGCTCGCTGGGAACGGCCCTGGTTTCTCAGCCGGTGCGGACCTTAAGGATTTTTCAGCCGGCGACACCAACGACACCTTTGATCTGAATAGCCGACTGGGCGCCTTTGTACGCTCCCTTGCTCTTGTCAGAAAACCTGTCGTGTGTGCTGTCGATGGGTTTGCGTTGGGCGGTGGCTTCATGCTCGCAGCGTCGTGCGACGTTGTGGTAACGGCTCCAGTGACGCGCTGGCATTTGCCGGAGGTTTCTCTAGGTTGGTTGCCGGGTTTCGGGCTGGACACCTTAGCTGCCCGCGTTGGACCGTTTGCAGCTCGCTCCTTGAGCTGGAGCCCGACTGCGATCGATGGCGTCGAGGCTCATAGGTTGCGGCTTGCTGACATTCTGTCGCCTCCGACTGAAACTGCTCGCGAGGCGGCGCTCCGCTATGCCAAAGGCCTGGCGGCAATGCCGCCTCACGCCGTGCTGACCACGAAACAGTTTTTTTCAACATCGGTAACCGCGAGGGCAGAAGTCATGGATGACTTGGCAAATCGCTACTTTGCTCAGGATATCCTGCACGAGACCGCACGAGCGAATATGCAACGCTTTCTTCCGAAGAAGACCGCCCGCGCCTAA